CTACCAGACGAGTTTTCATTAGTTCAGCTCGGGCAAAACATCCGTCATCTGGATACAGCCAAGTAGAGCGGCGTGGGAAGTCAGAGTTCTTATTAATGAACCGTTCATCACGAAGGATCTTGAACTGATTTTCTAGATCTGCGTAGGATCCTAGGTCAGGAATTTCCTTAATTTTCAATTTTTTTAGCGGAACCTTCACGTCCCACACATTGTTAGAAGAGCCAATGTAGGGTTCTTCTGGGGATTGAAAAGGGCCCATCGGTTGATTGAATTTTAACGACATGTTGCGAAGGTGGGCTACCTTGTAAGTCTCTCCACGGTTTCGTTTTGCTGAGATGCCGACAGCAAAAACTGTTGAAGAAAATAATGAAACCAAAAGAATCAGACTTAATTTTTTCATAACGAAAGTTTTAGGACTGGCGATGGGCAGTGTCAAAGATTTTGCATGGTCTATCGGACATGAAATCATTTAAGCAATTTTTACTTAAACACCTTTCATGCTGTCTGAATTGCGGATCACTTCTTGTGGCGCGCGGAGCTTACTGCGAGGCCTGTGATTTTGCTTTAATTCCTTTGCGAACGAAGGGTGCCCTTTATGAAGCGCCATTAAAAATCCAGGCATATTACTTCTGGAACCCGGGGCAAAGTGATTCCTTATCTCGCTTATTTATAAATTTAAAAGGCGGAAAGGCTAAAGACCTTTGGCGGTTTTATGCGGCTCGATTTATCAGTCAGGTCCTGCCAAGCCTTCCCGCAGGAAGGCCCCTTTACATCGTGCCAGCTCCATCCCGGGTAAGGGGAAAAAAGGACCACGCTTACTTATGGGCGGAAGCCTTGGCCGAGGCAAGTGGCGGGGTTTTGGTGCCTTGCTTGGTGAAGGCATCTTATTCCCATCAGCGCTTCGGGGACAGGGGTGAGCGCGCTTTGATAGAGATGAAGCTTGATGAAATTTATACACAGACTGTCGACTTATCAGACAGGGCGCTATGGATTTTTGCTGACGATATCCTAACTACGGGCTCTACAGCGAGGGCGGCTCACAAAGCTTTGGGCCACCCTGCAAATTTTGAAGTTTGGGTACTGGCCCAAAGGGGCCTCTCTTGCGGAGCGTCCAGGACTCTGTTATAACGGCCGAATGTTTAAACAATTCGGCATCTTGTTATTAGTTCTTACGTTTTCTGCGCAAGTCTTTGCGGCTACAGGAAATGGAGCTCTTCAAAAAGTTTCTAAAAAATATCGCTCTACCAAGCTTGTGGAAATGAGCGTGGAAAAGTCGGTGAAGTCTGAACTTCTCGGCAAAGAAACAAAGTATCAGGGAAAAATGTTTGTCTCTAACGGTAAGTTTCGTTGGGAAAACACGACGCCAGAAAAAACTCTTTTAGTTTTTGATGGAACAACTATTTGGAGCGAACAAACTCCACCGAAAGAATTCGGCGGACCTGTGCAAGTTGCAAAAGGGAAAGTCGATAAGAAAACTCGTTCCCATGTTTTGATAGCTTCGTTACTAGGTGCTGATCTAGAAAAGAACTTTAAAATTCTTAAAGAAACTGCAGAAGGTGACAAAGTTAAGTTGGACGTGAAAGCCCTTAACGGCGAAGACTTGACAGTTAAAGATCTTCAAGTCGTGATCAACTCAAAATCAAACACTTTAGATCAAATCAACTATAAAGACGACATCGGAAATTTGACGACGATGAGTTTTTCTAAAGTGAAGTTCTTAAGCAAAGCTAAAAAAAGTTTATTTAAATACCAACCGCCAAAAGATGCGCAGGTGACAGATCTATGAAACAAGAGACTGCTGAAAATAAAAAGGTCCATTTTATTTCCCTTGGTTGCCCAAAGAACCTAGTGGATAGCGAAATCATGGCCGGCACCCTGATGAAAGACGGCTATTCAGTTGTGGGTGAAGCGGAAGAAGCTGACACAGTGATCGTAAACACTTGCGGTTTCATTGAGGATTCTAAAAAGGAATCCATTCAACGCATTCTTGATATGAGTGACCTTAAGCAAGAAGGTAAAATCAAAAAAGTTGTTGTCGCTGGTTGCTTAACTCAACGTTATAAAGAAGACCTAGTTGAAGGTTTGCCAGAAGCGGACTTGTTCGTAGGTTCTGGTGAATTCCAGAATATCGCTAAAATTTTGAAGAAAAATGAAGAAGGCGAAAAGCAAAAAACTTTCTTCAATCTTCCTACTTACCTTCAAGAAGAAGCAACTCCGCGTGTGAACTCTCAACCGGGTCACCGTGCTTATTTGAAAATCTCTGAAGGTTGCATGAAGCGTTGTGCTTTCTGTGCGATTCCTTTGATCCGCGGAAACCTGCAATCTCGTTCTATTGACGCTATCGTTGCTGAAGCAAAGCTTTTAGTGGCCGGCGGAGTTAAAGAATTAATCATCATCAGCCACGACTTCACTGATTATGGGTGGGACATCCGTCGTAAAGATCCAACTCGCAAAGAAAGCCCTGTCGAGCTTTTAAAAGCTTTAGACCAAGTTGAAGGCTTACAATGGATCCGCTTGATGTATTTGTATCCAGATGGAATCACTCAAGAGATGGTGCAAGTTATTAAAAATAGCACTAAGATCGTTCGTTATTTTGATATGCCTTTGCAACACGTGAACGATGCAGTTCTTAAATCGATGAACCGCAAAATGACTCGTGATGAAATCGAAACGGCGTTAATGAACATCCGTGAACACTTGCCAGAAGCGGTGATCCGTACCCAATTCATCGTGGGCTTCCCAGGTGAAACTGAAGAGCAATTTGAAGAGCTACTAAATTTCGTGGCTGATCAACAATTTGACCGCGTAGGCTGCTTTAAGTATTCACCGGAAGAAAATACTCCAGGTGGAAAAATGGAAGCGCAGATTGACGAAGAAACAAAACAGTACCGTCATGATGCATTGATGGAAGTTCAACAAAACATTTCTCGAGAAAAACATCGCGACTTCATTGGTAAAACCATCGAAGTTATCGTTGAAGGTTTCAGTGAAGAGACTGATTTGTTATTGCAAGGTCGTTTCTGGGGACAAGCTCCAGACATCGACGGTGTAGTTCTAATCAATGATGGTCAGGCTGAAGTAGGTGACATGGTTAAAGTCCACATCACCGACAGTTTAGATTATGACCTTGTTGGTGAGATCGTTGTACAAAACTAGAAAGTGCAAGTATCCGAAGCACTTTCGAACTTATCGATCCACTGACCGTTTTTAGCATTTCTTAAGATTGAAGTGGCCTTGCGAAAGGCCACTGCGTTTTTCTTGTCGTACTTACAGGCGTTTTTGTAAGCAATTAAAGAGAGCTCATACTTTCTAATTTCAAATGAAGATGTCGCCAGTCCCAACCACGAACGGGCCGCTTGGCTATCGGCTTCAGTTCCAGCTTTATAAAAGCGCATGGCATCCACATAGTTTTTTTGTTCTTCAAGTAAGCGGCCATAATAGTACTGCGCAATTTCAGCTTTTGGGAAATCAAGGGCCGCTTTTTTTAGCGTCTGTAAAGCAATAGCATCGTCACCATTGGCTCTTTGCGATACGCCAAGATAGACGAAGGGGTCAGCGACCTTAGTGTCTTTGGCAATGGCCTCTTTGCAGGTCGTGATTGCAGCGTCATAGGTGCCATCCATAGTGTTAATCTCGCAAAGCTTACGTAAATACTGCGGACGCGGACCGATATTTGCGATCATATCCTGAAATAGGATTCTTAATTCATACAAGTTGGGCGGTTCGCGTTTTTGATAAAGCTCAATAAGGCCATCATAAGCAGGCTCGTATTTAGGATTTAGCTCTACCGCTTTTTTATAGTTTTCCATGGCTTCTTTGCTTTTTCTTTGAATCGCGTAAGCCTTGGCCATCAATGTGTAGGCTTCAAAGTCTTTATCGTCTTTTCCTAATTCCACGTTTAAAGCCCTCATCATTTCAGCGGGCTCGTTGCGTTGTTCGTGGGCTTTGGTCAAAAGAATTATCCCTCGACGATCGATCTTGTCGATGTGTTTCCATAATAGCAGCGTTACTTTTTCGTACTCTTTTCGTTTGAAAAGTTCTTCGGCTAAATCGGTGATTAGTTTTCCGTCTTTAGGGTTCTTACGAATTTCAGCTTTTAGTTGTTCAAATTTATCTGTGCTAACCACCGGAGCTTTAGCGGGTTCAGCTTCTGCTTTAGCTGGAACTGGTGGTGCAGCTTCTGGAGCAGAAGGAGT
This is a stretch of genomic DNA from Bdellovibrio reynosensis. It encodes these proteins:
- a CDS encoding protein-glutamine glutaminase family protein encodes the protein MISCPIDHAKSLTLPIASPKTFVMKKLSLILLVSLFSSTVFAVGISAKRNRGETYKVAHLRNMSLKFNQPMGPFQSPEEPYIGSSNNVWDVKVPLKKLKIKEIPDLGSYADLENQFKILRDERFINKNSDFPRRSTWLYPDDGCFARAELMKTRLVDAHLPAPKKIFIFGDLWVSSKNARYGDISWWYHVAVTYRVGDEAYVLDPAIEPARPLKLAEWNHLMGGDKKRFDFSLCHPDTVDPRDDCKDIQAISLEKALEMQEPYLDYEWERLIELKRDPQAELGAFPPWLMN
- the rimO gene encoding 30S ribosomal protein S12 methylthiotransferase RimO, producing MKQETAENKKVHFISLGCPKNLVDSEIMAGTLMKDGYSVVGEAEEADTVIVNTCGFIEDSKKESIQRILDMSDLKQEGKIKKVVVAGCLTQRYKEDLVEGLPEADLFVGSGEFQNIAKILKKNEEGEKQKTFFNLPTYLQEEATPRVNSQPGHRAYLKISEGCMKRCAFCAIPLIRGNLQSRSIDAIVAEAKLLVAGGVKELIIISHDFTDYGWDIRRKDPTRKESPVELLKALDQVEGLQWIRLMYLYPDGITQEMVQVIKNSTKIVRYFDMPLQHVNDAVLKSMNRKMTRDEIETALMNIREHLPEAVIRTQFIVGFPGETEEQFEELLNFVADQQFDRVGCFKYSPEENTPGGKMEAQIDEETKQYRHDALMEVQQNISREKHRDFIGKTIEVIVEGFSEETDLLLQGRFWGQAPDIDGVVLINDGQAEVGDMVKVHITDSLDYDLVGEIVVQN
- a CDS encoding LolA family protein, yielding MFKQFGILLLVLTFSAQVFAATGNGALQKVSKKYRSTKLVEMSVEKSVKSELLGKETKYQGKMFVSNGKFRWENTTPEKTLLVFDGTTIWSEQTPPKEFGGPVQVAKGKVDKKTRSHVLIASLLGADLEKNFKILKETAEGDKVKLDVKALNGEDLTVKDLQVVINSKSNTLDQINYKDDIGNLTTMSFSKVKFLSKAKKSLFKYQPPKDAQVTDL
- a CDS encoding tetratricopeptide repeat protein; its protein translation is MMTGLYFNRSLIILFLSFVSFLAIGLGGSNAVANDTQDEFALFETAPKKKPVKKTESKKAPDAKPAPTATPTPPVATPTATPSAPEAAPPVPAKAEAEPAKAPVVSTDKFEQLKAEIRKNPKDGKLITDLAEELFKRKEYEKVTLLLWKHIDKIDRRGIILLTKAHEQRNEPAEMMRALNVELGKDDKDFEAYTLMAKAYAIQRKSKEAMENYKKAVELNPKYEPAYDGLIELYQKREPPNLYELRILFQDMIANIGPRPQYLRKLCEINTMDGTYDAAITTCKEAIAKDTKVADPFVYLGVSQRANGDDAIALQTLKKAALDFPKAEIAQYYYGRLLEEQKNYVDAMRFYKAGTEADSQAARSWLGLATSSFEIRKYELSLIAYKNACKYDKKNAVAFRKATSILRNAKNGQWIDKFESASDTCTF